One genomic segment of Triplophysa rosa linkage group LG22, Trosa_1v2, whole genome shotgun sequence includes these proteins:
- the ykt6 gene encoding synaptobrevin homolog YKT6 translates to MKLYSLSVLYKCSTKANLLKAAYDLSSFSFFQRSSVQEFMTFTSALIVERSALGSRASIKEQEYLCHVYVRNDNLSGVVIADNEYPSRVCFTLLDKVLDEFSKQVSSIDWPSGSSATIQYTALDGHLARYQNPREADAMTKVQAELDETKIILHNTMESLLERGEKLDDLVQKSEHLGNQSKAFYKTARKQNSCCEIM, encoded by the exons ATGAAGCTCTACAGTCTGAGTGTCTTGTACAAATGTTCGACGAAGGCCAACCTGCTTAAAGCAGCATATGATCTATCATCATTTAGTTTCTTTCAGAGATCCAG CGTACAAGAATTCATGACATTCACAAGCGCCCTGATTGTTGAACGGTCAGCGTTGGGCAGTCGAGCGTCTATTAAAGAACAAG AGTACTTGTGTCACGTGTACGTGCGGAATGATAATCTGAGTGGCGTTGTGATCGCAGACAACGAATACCCATCCAGAGTGTGTTTTACCTTACTGGACAAG GTATTGGATGAGTTCTCCAAACAGGTGAGCAGTATAGACTGGCCTTCTGGGTCATCTGCCACTATTCAGTACACAGCACTGGACGGTCACCTGGCTCGATACCAG aatcCACGTGAGGCAGACGCTATGACCAAAGTACAAGCCGAACTGGATGAAACCAAAATTATTCTG CACAACACAATGGAGTCACTTCTGGAGAGAGGAGAAAAACTGGATGATTTAGTCCAGAAGTCTGAACATCTTGGAAACCAATCGAAAgccttttataaaacg GCACGCAAGCAGAACTCCTGCTGTGAGATCATGTGA
- the ddx56 gene encoding probable ATP-dependent RNA helicase DDX56 isoform X2, with the protein MEGLTLEFHEMGLDDRMLKALADLGWAHPTLIQEKAIPLALEGKDLMARARTGSGKTAAYAVPVIQRILTSKQTVREQAVRALVLVPTKELGQQVQTMIRQLTAFCSRDVKVADISSTADLSAQKPILMEKPDIVVGTPSRVQAHISAQNLTLSSLEVLVIDEADLLFSFGFEDDLKNLLCHLPKIYQAFLMSATLNDDVQALKDLVLHNPVTLKLKGSQLPDASQLQQYSVKCEEEDKFLLIYTLLKLGLVRGKTLIFVNAVERCYRLKLFLEQFSIPACVLNSELPVHSRCHIISQYNQGFYDYIIATDEHELENPASSSQKAQEKGKKKKAGKSGKGKDKEYGVSRGIDFHNVFNVINFDFPASVESYIHRVGRTARADKPGTALSFISHTELPLLEKVERALIGDATDSVLKPYGFKMQEIEAFRYRCRDAMRSVTKQAVKEARLKEIKQELLNSEKLKTYFDDNPRDLQLLRHDKDLHPAVIKPHLKNVPEYLIPNALKSLVNPLHGRKRRFRTRGVDGMRNSFKTFKTKNPLKSFRYAKKRTEKSGKP; encoded by the exons ATGGAGGGGCTAACGCTGGAGTTTCATGAGATGGGTTTAGATGATCGAATGTTAAAG GCTCTGGCTGATTTGGGCTGGGCTCATCCCACCCTCATTCAGGAGAAAGCCATTCCACTGGCGCTCGAGGGGAAAGACCTGATGGCCCGAGCTCGAACTGGTTCGGGGAAAACCGCAGCCTATGCCGTACCAGTAATCCAGCGGATCCTCACGTCCAAACAG ACGGTTCGTGAGCAGGCGGTTAGAGCTCTGGTCCTGGTCCCGACCAAAGAACTCGGCCAGCAGGTCCAGACCATGATCCGACAGCTGACGGCATTCTGTAGCAGAGATGTCAAAGTTGCAGACATCTCCAGCACAGCGGATCTATCAGCGCAGAA GCCCATTTTAATGGAGAAACCGGATATTGTGGTGGGCACCCCATCCCGAGTTCAGGCTCACATCAGTGCTCAGAATCTGACGCTCTCGTCATTAGAAGTTCTGGTCATTGATGAAGCCGATCTGCTCTTCTCCTTTGGGTTTGAAGACGACCTGAAAAACCTGCTGTG TCATCTACCCAAGATATATCAGGCCTTCCTCATGTCTGCCACACTGAACGACGACGTTCAGGCTCTGAAAGACCTCGTCCTTCATAATCCT GTCACGCTGAAGCTGAAGGGTTCTCAGCTTCCAGACGCTTCACAGCTCCAGCAGTACAGCGTGAAGTGTGAGGAGGAGGACAAGTTTCTGCTCATCTACACCCTCCTGAAGCTCGGCCTGGTTCGAGGAAAGACGCTCATATTTGTCAACGCTGTGGAACGATGTTACAGACTCAAACTGTTTCTGGAGCAGTTTAGCATTCCTGCATGCGTCCTGAACTCGGAACTGCCGGTTCACTCCAG GTGTCACATCATCTCTCAGTATAATCAGGGATTCTACGATTACATCATTGCCACAGACGAGCATGAACTAGAAAATCCAGCTTCAAGTTCCCAGAAAGCCCAggagaaaggaaagaaaaagaaagcgGGAAAAAGTGGAAA AGGCAAAGACAAGGAATATGGTGTTTCCAGAGGGATTGACTTTCACAACGTCTTCAATGTCATCAACTTTGATTTCCCAGCATCAGTCGAGTCATACATCCATCGTGTCGGCAG AACGGCTCGGGCGGACAAACCTGGCACTGCTCTGTCATTCATATCTCACACAGAACTTCCTCTGCTTGAAAAGGTGGAAAGGGCTCTCATTGGAG ACGCCACAGATAGCGTACTCAAACCGTACGGCTTCAAGATGCAGGAAATCGAAGCGTTCAGATACAGATGTCGG GACGCCATGAGATCGGTGACGAAACAGGCGGTGAAAGAGGCCCGACTGAAGGAGATCAAGCAGGAGCTTCTGAATTCAGAGAAGTTGAAG ACGTACTTCGACGACAATCCCAGAGATCTCCAGCTGTTACGACATGATAAAGATCTTCATCCCGCCGTTATCAAACCTCACCTGAAAAATGTGCCAGAGTACCTGA TTCCGAATGCATTGAAAAGTCTTGTCAATCCACTGCACGGACGAAAGCGAAGGTTCAGAACAAGAGGAGTGGATGGGATGAGAAACAGCTTTAAG ACTTTCAAAACCAAAAATCCACTCAAGAGTTTCCGATACGCTAAGAAACGTACAGAGAAGAGCGGTAAACCCTAA
- the ddx56 gene encoding probable ATP-dependent RNA helicase DDX56 isoform X1: MEGLTLEFHEMGLDDRMLKALADLGWAHPTLIQEKAIPLALEGKDLMARARTGSGKTAAYAVPVIQRILTSKQTVREQAVRALVLVPTKELGQQVQTMIRQLTAFCSRDVKVADISSTADLSAQKPILMEKPDIVVGTPSRVQAHISAQNLTLSSLEVLVIDEADLLFSFGFEDDLKNLLCHLPKIYQAFLMSATLNDDVQALKDLVLHNPVTLKLKGSQLPDASQLQQYSVKCEEEDKFLLIYTLLKLGLVRGKTLIFVNAVERCYRLKLFLEQFSIPACVLNSELPVHSRCHIISQYNQGFYDYIIATDEHELENPASSSQKAQEKGKKKKAGKSGKGKDKEYGVSRGIDFHNVFNVINFDFPASVESYIHRVGRTARADKPGTALSFISHTELPLLEKVERALIGDATDSVLKPYGFKMQEIEAFRYRCRDAMRSVTKQAVKEARLKEIKQELLNSEKLKTYFDDNPRDLQLLRHDKDLHPAVIKPHLKNVPEYLIPNALKSLVNPLHGRKRRFRTRGVDGMRNSFKKTFKTKNPLKSFRYAKKRTEKSGKP, translated from the exons ATGGAGGGGCTAACGCTGGAGTTTCATGAGATGGGTTTAGATGATCGAATGTTAAAG GCTCTGGCTGATTTGGGCTGGGCTCATCCCACCCTCATTCAGGAGAAAGCCATTCCACTGGCGCTCGAGGGGAAAGACCTGATGGCCCGAGCTCGAACTGGTTCGGGGAAAACCGCAGCCTATGCCGTACCAGTAATCCAGCGGATCCTCACGTCCAAACAG ACGGTTCGTGAGCAGGCGGTTAGAGCTCTGGTCCTGGTCCCGACCAAAGAACTCGGCCAGCAGGTCCAGACCATGATCCGACAGCTGACGGCATTCTGTAGCAGAGATGTCAAAGTTGCAGACATCTCCAGCACAGCGGATCTATCAGCGCAGAA GCCCATTTTAATGGAGAAACCGGATATTGTGGTGGGCACCCCATCCCGAGTTCAGGCTCACATCAGTGCTCAGAATCTGACGCTCTCGTCATTAGAAGTTCTGGTCATTGATGAAGCCGATCTGCTCTTCTCCTTTGGGTTTGAAGACGACCTGAAAAACCTGCTGTG TCATCTACCCAAGATATATCAGGCCTTCCTCATGTCTGCCACACTGAACGACGACGTTCAGGCTCTGAAAGACCTCGTCCTTCATAATCCT GTCACGCTGAAGCTGAAGGGTTCTCAGCTTCCAGACGCTTCACAGCTCCAGCAGTACAGCGTGAAGTGTGAGGAGGAGGACAAGTTTCTGCTCATCTACACCCTCCTGAAGCTCGGCCTGGTTCGAGGAAAGACGCTCATATTTGTCAACGCTGTGGAACGATGTTACAGACTCAAACTGTTTCTGGAGCAGTTTAGCATTCCTGCATGCGTCCTGAACTCGGAACTGCCGGTTCACTCCAG GTGTCACATCATCTCTCAGTATAATCAGGGATTCTACGATTACATCATTGCCACAGACGAGCATGAACTAGAAAATCCAGCTTCAAGTTCCCAGAAAGCCCAggagaaaggaaagaaaaagaaagcgGGAAAAAGTGGAAA AGGCAAAGACAAGGAATATGGTGTTTCCAGAGGGATTGACTTTCACAACGTCTTCAATGTCATCAACTTTGATTTCCCAGCATCAGTCGAGTCATACATCCATCGTGTCGGCAG AACGGCTCGGGCGGACAAACCTGGCACTGCTCTGTCATTCATATCTCACACAGAACTTCCTCTGCTTGAAAAGGTGGAAAGGGCTCTCATTGGAG ACGCCACAGATAGCGTACTCAAACCGTACGGCTTCAAGATGCAGGAAATCGAAGCGTTCAGATACAGATGTCGG GACGCCATGAGATCGGTGACGAAACAGGCGGTGAAAGAGGCCCGACTGAAGGAGATCAAGCAGGAGCTTCTGAATTCAGAGAAGTTGAAG ACGTACTTCGACGACAATCCCAGAGATCTCCAGCTGTTACGACATGATAAAGATCTTCATCCCGCCGTTATCAAACCTCACCTGAAAAATGTGCCAGAGTACCTGA TTCCGAATGCATTGAAAAGTCTTGTCAATCCACTGCACGGACGAAAGCGAAGGTTCAGAACAAGAGGAGTGGATGGGATGAGAAACAGCTTTAAG AAGACTTTCAAAACCAAAAATCCACTCAAGAGTTTCCGATACGCTAAGAAACGTACAGAGAAGAGCGGTAAACCCTAA
- the aebp1a gene encoding adipocyte enhancer-binding protein 1 isoform X1 has translation MQTSRVPPCAVLLALCCIVTFMINTELVDAAKSNTSSRDVQTRKNSSIHSKRDELQDTPSEDIQTDEADVEKEKPKSKKSPEEVLAAKAKKAAEKEAKAKKPKPTKKPKPPKPTKKPKPPKPTKKPKPPKPTKKSKAQKTTTTPTRKPAVEEEEKLLLELDWDTLSPTESSKTEIKKPDQEIHSNKETTTPPLIRAHDPDYWDARHEVPEPDLIPEDKKPKGSTDDPRIYLPIPEETSSSPPAVTAWYEEYDYADLATKKLEEEMEKERKAKEEKAEKLRKLLEEEEEEEKRKQTLPPAEPKKCPPLGLESHRVDDDQILASSMSHHGFSALRGRLNMQKVRRVCVQSSPDEEDVYGGAWCADTEEKENWFQLDARREVEFTGVITQGRNSESHNDFVSSFFVAFSKDSRDWTVLHDGYAEWLFYGNVDKDTPVMTEFSYPVVARHIRVLPQSWNGSLCMRLEVLGCPLPTSYPTENDVQPTDDLDYRHHNYKEMRQMMKVINEECPNITRIYNIGKSSQGMKMYAMEISDNPGEHEKGEPEFRYTAGLHGNEVLGRELLLLLMQFLCKEYNDDNPRIRRLVDGVRIHLVPSLNPDAYELAYEMGSEMGNWALGHWTEEGYDIFQNFPDLNSILWGAEDRGWVPRIVPNHHIAIPENFLNGSVAVETKAIIAWMERTPFVLGANLQGGEKIVAYPFDMQRPARADDRGNQPVLQYHQMNEETWARIQRQNEGALRETADENLFRWLAMTYAHSHLTLTETHRGSCHTDDITGGQGIINRASWKPVVGSMNDFSYLHTNCFEISIFLGCDKFPHESELAMEWENNREALLAFIEQVRRGIKGVVRDVDGNLLANATISVEGIKHDIKTAPTGDYWRLLNPGEYRVTARADGYSSQSRLCIVGYEPTATPCSFTLTKSNWARIQQIMAQSGKKPRLATNSKGSPNSRVNVESTRSTAAPQNERLRRLRLMRLRRLRLERMKGSMTTVATTTTTTPPPTTTTSTTTEATTSWYDSWFGGDSVTTEDYNFEYRIDDY, from the exons CCAAGGCAAAGAAAGCAGCCGAGAAAGAAGCCAAAGCCAAGAAACCCAAACCGACGAAGAAACCAAAGCCACCAAAACCAACCAAGAAACCCAAACCTCCAAAACCAACAAAGAAACCCAAGCCACCAAAGCCCACCAAGAAATCAAAGGCACAGAAGACCACCACGACACCAACCAGAAAGCCAGCGGTGGAGGAAGAAGAGAAGTTGCTCTTAGAGTTGGATTGGGACACAT TATCTCCAACAGAATCATCAAAGACTGAAATAAAGAAACCAGACCAAG aaaTCCACAGCAACAAAGAGACCACAACACCGCCCCTTATCAGAGCACATGACCCCGATTACTGGGATGCAAGAC ATGAAGTTCCAGAACCCGACCTCATTCCTGAAGACAAAAAGCCCAAGGGCAGCACAGACGACCCGCGTATATACTTACCCATCCCAG AGGAAACCAGCAGTTCTCCTCCAGCAGTTACCGCCTGGTATGAAGAATACGATTATGCTGACC TGGCCACAAAGAAACTAGAGGAAGAaatggagaaagaaagaaaagccaAAGAAGAGAAAG CCGAAAAACTTCGGAAATTgttggaagaggaggaggaggaggagaagagAAAGCAGACGCTTCCTCCCGCCGAGCCAAAGA AATGTCCTCCTCTTGGTCTGGAGTCTCACCGTGTGGATGACGATCAGATATTGGCATCTTCAATGTCTCATCATGGATTTTCAGCCCTGAGAGGACGTCTGAACATGCAG AAagtgagacgagtgtgtgtTCAGAGTTCACCGGATGAGGAGGATGTGTACGGTGGAGCGTGGTGTGCCGACACAGAAGAGAAGGAGAATTGGTTTCAGCTGGACGCCCGGCGTGAGGTGGAGTTCACCGGAGTCATCACGCAGGGCAGAAACTCAGAATCGCA CAACGACTTTGTTTCGTCATTTTTCGTGGCCTTCAGCAAAGACAGCCGTGATTGGACGGTGCTTCACGACGGTTACGCTGAATGG CTCTTTTATGGGAACGTGGATAAGGACACGCCCGTGATGACGGAGTTCTCGTATCCCGTGGTGGCCCGTCACATCCGTGTCTTGCCGCAGAGCTGGAACGGCAGTTTGTGTATGAGGCTGGAGGTGCTCGGATGCCCGTTACCCA CTAGTTATCCGACCGAGAACGACGTTCAGCCCACCGATGACCTAGATTACagacatcacaactacaaagaGATGAGACAG ATGATGAAGGTGATAAATGAAGAATGTCCAAACATCACCAGAATATATAACATTGGCAAAAGCTCGCAGGGGATGAAGATGTACGCCATGGAGATCTCAGATAACCCTGGAGAACATGAAAAAG GTGAGCCGGAATTTCGTTACACCGCAGGGCTTCACGGGAATGAAGTTCTGGGCCGAGAACTTCTGCTTCTCCTGATGCAGTTCCTGTGTAAAGAGTACAACGACGACAACCCACGAATCCGCCGCCTCGTGGATGGAGTTCGCATTCATCTAGTGCCGTCACTCAACCCTGATGCCTACGAGCTCGCCTACGAGATG GGCTCTGAGATGGGAAACTGGGCTTTGGGTCATTGGACAGAGGAAGGCTACGACATTTTCCAGAACTTCCCAGATCTGAACAGCATTCTGTGGGGTGCGGAGGACAGGGGATGGGTTCCACGGATTGTTCCAAATCATCATATTGCCATTCCAGAGAATTTCCTCAACGGTTCT GTGGCTGTTGAAACCAAAGCCATCATCGCTTGGATGGAGAGGACGCCGTTTGTTCTGGGGGCTAATCTACAGGGCGGAGAAAAGATTGTCGCCTACCCCTTCGACATGCAGCGTCCGGCCCGGGCCGACGACAGAGGGAACCAGCCGGTTCTGCAATATCACCAGATGAATGAAGAGACGTGGGCCAGGATCCAGCGACAGAACGAGGGCGCCCTGCGCGAGACCGCCGACGAAAACCTGTTCCGCTGGCTGGCCATGACGTACGCTCACAGTCACCTCACCCTGACGGAGACCCACCGCGGTTCCTGTCACACAGATGACATCACAGGCGGCCAGGGCATCATCAACCGTGCCAGCTGGAAGCCTGTCGTGGGCA GCATGAACGACTTCAGCTATCTGCACACCAACTGTTTCGAGATCTCCATCTTTCTGGGCTGTGACAAATTCCCTCATGAGAGTGAACTGGCAATGGAGTGGGAGAACAACCGAGAGGCTCTGCTGGCTTTCATTGAGCAG GTGCGTCGTGGTATTAAAGGGGTTGTGAGAGACGTAGATGGGAATCTTCTAGCAAATGCCACAATCTCGGTGGAGGGCATCAAACATGACATCAAAACAG CTCCCACTGGTGATTACTGGCGACTTCTAAACCCCGGCGAGTATCGTGTTACGGCGAGGGCAGACGGGTACTCATCGCAGTCTCGTCTTTGCATTGTGGGCTATGAGCCCACGGCAACACCCTGCAGCTTCACTCTGACTAAATCTAACTGGGCTCGGATCCAACAGATCATGGCTCAGAGTGGCAAGAAACCGAGGTTGGCCACCAACAGCAAGGGAAGCCCAAACAGCCGCGTCAATGTTGAGAGTACAAGGAGCACTGCGGCCCCTCAAAACGAGCGTCTGCGCCGACTGCGTCTGATGCGTCTGCGCAGGCTGCGACTGGAGAGGATGAAGGGCAGTATGACCACAGTGGCCACCACAACGACCACCACCCCTCCACCCACTACAACAACGTCAACAACAACCGAGGCCACGACCTCGTGGTACGATTCATGGTTTGGAGGGGACAGTGTAACCACTGAAGACTATAACTTTGAGTACAGAATCGATGATTATTAG
- the aebp1a gene encoding adipocyte enhancer-binding protein 1 isoform X2 → MQTSRVPPCAVLLALCCIVTFMINTELVDAAKSNTSSRDVQTRKNSSIHSKRDELQDTPSEDIQTDEADVEKEKPKSKKSPEEVLAAKAKKAAEKEAKAKKPKPTKKPKPPKPTKKPKPPKPTKKPKPPKPTKKSKAQKTTTTPTRKPAVEEEEKLLLELDWDTLSPTESSKTEIKKPDQEIHSNKETTTPPLIRAHDPDYWDARHEVPEPDLIPEDKKPKGSTDDPRIYLPIPEETSSSPPAVTAWYEEYDYADLATKKLEEEMEKERKAKEEKAEKLRKLLEEEEEEEKRKQTLPPAEPKKCPPLGLESHRVDDDQILASSMSHHGFSALRGRLNMQSSPDEEDVYGGAWCADTEEKENWFQLDARREVEFTGVITQGRNSESHNDFVSSFFVAFSKDSRDWTVLHDGYAEWLFYGNVDKDTPVMTEFSYPVVARHIRVLPQSWNGSLCMRLEVLGCPLPTSYPTENDVQPTDDLDYRHHNYKEMRQMMKVINEECPNITRIYNIGKSSQGMKMYAMEISDNPGEHEKGEPEFRYTAGLHGNEVLGRELLLLLMQFLCKEYNDDNPRIRRLVDGVRIHLVPSLNPDAYELAYEMGSEMGNWALGHWTEEGYDIFQNFPDLNSILWGAEDRGWVPRIVPNHHIAIPENFLNGSVAVETKAIIAWMERTPFVLGANLQGGEKIVAYPFDMQRPARADDRGNQPVLQYHQMNEETWARIQRQNEGALRETADENLFRWLAMTYAHSHLTLTETHRGSCHTDDITGGQGIINRASWKPVVGSMNDFSYLHTNCFEISIFLGCDKFPHESELAMEWENNREALLAFIEQVRRGIKGVVRDVDGNLLANATISVEGIKHDIKTAPTGDYWRLLNPGEYRVTARADGYSSQSRLCIVGYEPTATPCSFTLTKSNWARIQQIMAQSGKKPRLATNSKGSPNSRVNVESTRSTAAPQNERLRRLRLMRLRRLRLERMKGSMTTVATTTTTTPPPTTTTSTTTEATTSWYDSWFGGDSVTTEDYNFEYRIDDY, encoded by the exons CCAAGGCAAAGAAAGCAGCCGAGAAAGAAGCCAAAGCCAAGAAACCCAAACCGACGAAGAAACCAAAGCCACCAAAACCAACCAAGAAACCCAAACCTCCAAAACCAACAAAGAAACCCAAGCCACCAAAGCCCACCAAGAAATCAAAGGCACAGAAGACCACCACGACACCAACCAGAAAGCCAGCGGTGGAGGAAGAAGAGAAGTTGCTCTTAGAGTTGGATTGGGACACAT TATCTCCAACAGAATCATCAAAGACTGAAATAAAGAAACCAGACCAAG aaaTCCACAGCAACAAAGAGACCACAACACCGCCCCTTATCAGAGCACATGACCCCGATTACTGGGATGCAAGAC ATGAAGTTCCAGAACCCGACCTCATTCCTGAAGACAAAAAGCCCAAGGGCAGCACAGACGACCCGCGTATATACTTACCCATCCCAG AGGAAACCAGCAGTTCTCCTCCAGCAGTTACCGCCTGGTATGAAGAATACGATTATGCTGACC TGGCCACAAAGAAACTAGAGGAAGAaatggagaaagaaagaaaagccaAAGAAGAGAAAG CCGAAAAACTTCGGAAATTgttggaagaggaggaggaggaggagaagagAAAGCAGACGCTTCCTCCCGCCGAGCCAAAGA AATGTCCTCCTCTTGGTCTGGAGTCTCACCGTGTGGATGACGATCAGATATTGGCATCTTCAATGTCTCATCATGGATTTTCAGCCCTGAGAGGACGTCTGAACATGCAG AGTTCACCGGATGAGGAGGATGTGTACGGTGGAGCGTGGTGTGCCGACACAGAAGAGAAGGAGAATTGGTTTCAGCTGGACGCCCGGCGTGAGGTGGAGTTCACCGGAGTCATCACGCAGGGCAGAAACTCAGAATCGCA CAACGACTTTGTTTCGTCATTTTTCGTGGCCTTCAGCAAAGACAGCCGTGATTGGACGGTGCTTCACGACGGTTACGCTGAATGG CTCTTTTATGGGAACGTGGATAAGGACACGCCCGTGATGACGGAGTTCTCGTATCCCGTGGTGGCCCGTCACATCCGTGTCTTGCCGCAGAGCTGGAACGGCAGTTTGTGTATGAGGCTGGAGGTGCTCGGATGCCCGTTACCCA CTAGTTATCCGACCGAGAACGACGTTCAGCCCACCGATGACCTAGATTACagacatcacaactacaaagaGATGAGACAG ATGATGAAGGTGATAAATGAAGAATGTCCAAACATCACCAGAATATATAACATTGGCAAAAGCTCGCAGGGGATGAAGATGTACGCCATGGAGATCTCAGATAACCCTGGAGAACATGAAAAAG GTGAGCCGGAATTTCGTTACACCGCAGGGCTTCACGGGAATGAAGTTCTGGGCCGAGAACTTCTGCTTCTCCTGATGCAGTTCCTGTGTAAAGAGTACAACGACGACAACCCACGAATCCGCCGCCTCGTGGATGGAGTTCGCATTCATCTAGTGCCGTCACTCAACCCTGATGCCTACGAGCTCGCCTACGAGATG GGCTCTGAGATGGGAAACTGGGCTTTGGGTCATTGGACAGAGGAAGGCTACGACATTTTCCAGAACTTCCCAGATCTGAACAGCATTCTGTGGGGTGCGGAGGACAGGGGATGGGTTCCACGGATTGTTCCAAATCATCATATTGCCATTCCAGAGAATTTCCTCAACGGTTCT GTGGCTGTTGAAACCAAAGCCATCATCGCTTGGATGGAGAGGACGCCGTTTGTTCTGGGGGCTAATCTACAGGGCGGAGAAAAGATTGTCGCCTACCCCTTCGACATGCAGCGTCCGGCCCGGGCCGACGACAGAGGGAACCAGCCGGTTCTGCAATATCACCAGATGAATGAAGAGACGTGGGCCAGGATCCAGCGACAGAACGAGGGCGCCCTGCGCGAGACCGCCGACGAAAACCTGTTCCGCTGGCTGGCCATGACGTACGCTCACAGTCACCTCACCCTGACGGAGACCCACCGCGGTTCCTGTCACACAGATGACATCACAGGCGGCCAGGGCATCATCAACCGTGCCAGCTGGAAGCCTGTCGTGGGCA GCATGAACGACTTCAGCTATCTGCACACCAACTGTTTCGAGATCTCCATCTTTCTGGGCTGTGACAAATTCCCTCATGAGAGTGAACTGGCAATGGAGTGGGAGAACAACCGAGAGGCTCTGCTGGCTTTCATTGAGCAG GTGCGTCGTGGTATTAAAGGGGTTGTGAGAGACGTAGATGGGAATCTTCTAGCAAATGCCACAATCTCGGTGGAGGGCATCAAACATGACATCAAAACAG CTCCCACTGGTGATTACTGGCGACTTCTAAACCCCGGCGAGTATCGTGTTACGGCGAGGGCAGACGGGTACTCATCGCAGTCTCGTCTTTGCATTGTGGGCTATGAGCCCACGGCAACACCCTGCAGCTTCACTCTGACTAAATCTAACTGGGCTCGGATCCAACAGATCATGGCTCAGAGTGGCAAGAAACCGAGGTTGGCCACCAACAGCAAGGGAAGCCCAAACAGCCGCGTCAATGTTGAGAGTACAAGGAGCACTGCGGCCCCTCAAAACGAGCGTCTGCGCCGACTGCGTCTGATGCGTCTGCGCAGGCTGCGACTGGAGAGGATGAAGGGCAGTATGACCACAGTGGCCACCACAACGACCACCACCCCTCCACCCACTACAACAACGTCAACAACAACCGAGGCCACGACCTCGTGGTACGATTCATGGTTTGGAGGGGACAGTGTAACCACTGAAGACTATAACTTTGAGTACAGAATCGATGATTATTAG